CATAAAGTGGTGCTTGCCCCGTACGCAGCTGCTAAGTGGCCGCAGCGTTATGGTCAAGACACAATGTGCACCTTCATTAAAAGTCctgattgtaggagttcccactgtggctccatgggttaagaacctgatgttgtctccatgaggatgaaggttcaatccctggcctcgcttagtgggttaagtggtattgccactgagctgtggtgtaggtcgaagaggctctggtgtaggccggtggctacagctccaattcgacccctagcctgggaacctccatatgcagcaagtgcagccctaaaaagaaaggaaagaatgccTCCGGAAACTTCGTACAAAATTCCTATTGCAGAATCTGCTAACCACCCTCTGAGCCTTCAGGGAGCTGTAGCACTGACGTTAAAGATCTCAGATCCTCATAACCAACAAAACAGTGATGCCGAGGCTGCTGGCTTAGCTCAGCCCCAGGGGTCACTGGCAGGAGCTGGCCCGGGACTCGAACCAGCTCTGCGGGCCCTGTAGCGTGAAGCAGCACTCACGCCTGTCCCGATGGGCACAGCTGGGTCCAAAACACCTTCATTTAGGGATCTggtttgaatttcatgtaattctcAGACAGGTGGGGTGGGAACCTCACAGGGACACCTTGGTGTGAGGGTGGCACAGAATGGGGCAGCAGCTGTAATCGGGAGATGGTTCAAACAATGCCAACAGGTGACGCCAGAGTGACCGTGGGTGACGATTGGGGGAGTTCAGATCAAGTGACGGCGTTAGAAGTAGGACCAGAAGGTGCAGGACGGAGGTGACATCACAGAAACCACCTCTGCCCCAGGCCTCAGATGTGACCCCTACCCAGGGCCCTCCTGGGGGCCGGGCGCTGAGCCCTgggtctgggggctgggggcacctGCGCTCTGGCCTCTTGGACGCAGGCCCCTGAGCCCCTGGCGTCCCTCCTCTGGGCCACCTGCACATCTGGTCCTACCTCGGCCGCTTCATCCCCTAGAAGCAGCTGCCATCAGCACAAATCGACTCTGCTTCTCCAGACATCGGGTCTCCGGCAAACACGGGGCTCCCTGGTCTGCCTTCGGTCTCAGGGTCCGTGTGATCCCTGGGCGTCCAGCTCACGGGCGGCTATCTTTGTCCACTGCCCCGTGGGGTCCTGGCCTCCCTCCAGGATGTCCCAGACACATGTCGGCATCCCCTCCGTGATGACCGACAGCAGCCTCTGCCCGTGGCCTTCCTGCATCGCCCCGAAGCCACCTCTTCGCACACCGGGGGGCGGAGGCCCAGGCCGCCTGGAGCTCTGGCTGCAGGGCAGGGAGCTCTCGGTGCCCCCACTCCGGGTGAGGAGCCGGGTGGCCGCGCTGTAGGAGCAGATGTGCGCCGGCCCGCGAGGAGGAGACGGCGACCGTCCCCGTCACAAGGCGGACCCTTCACACCTGGTGTCGCTTGTTGGGCCCTCGGGCAGGGGTGACCCAGTGGACGGTGTCAAGGCACCTTCTTCCAGAAACGGTGACAGTGAGTGACAGTGAACCAGGAGGCTGAGCTGAGCTCGGGGCCAGAGCCGGCGCGGCTGGCAGGACCAGACTCCCCTTTGTCTGGAGGGGGACGCCAGGGCGCCCTGCGCTCCGGAAGCAGAGCCTTGGGCGGCCCAGCCCGTGGAGGGCGTCATGGGCCGGCCCCGCGCTCCAGCCGGCCAGCTGCACCCAGGCAAGCGCCTGTCAGCCGCTCTGTAAATATTTACCAGGTGGCCGGGCTGTGTGATGGGAGCCGTTGCCACATCACAAAACAAGCGAGTTCCCAAAAACTCAGCCTCGGAGGAGGCCGGGTCTGGAGGAGGAGGCCCCGCTTTGGCCAGGAGCCTacaaggaggggaggggctgggcggcCCTGGCTGAGCAACGGCCTCCctggagggctgggtggggaccACGTGCTTCGGgggctgtcccccacccccaccccaggcattgCTCTGGCAGAGAAGAGGCGGAAAGCCAGCCTCCATCCACATGGGGGTGGGTCCAAACCCGGGAGCCCCCCACCCAGGAGTCTGggggcagatctgagctgcacagGCTGCGCCTCCTAAGAGCTCCCGCGTGGCTGCAGGGAGACCCTCACGGAGAGGTGTGCGGGGTGCTGCGTGTGGGCCTGGGTGCCCTGCAGGGACCCAGCTCAGGCACTTGGGGAAGGGGAGCCTCCACCCCTCGCCAGCCGTGTGCCGGGCCCCGGGGGCGTGAGTGGGGACCCAGACCGCAATCTCACTCAGTGGCAGTCTTTGCAGGAGATGCTGGCCGGGAAAGGCTGCAGGCATGACCGGAAGCAGCCGAAGCATTTTCACATGGACAGAAAGGGCTTCCATGGTGGAGTGAGACCTAGTGCGGTGGGCGGCCATTTGGCTGCTGTCCATATCCAGGGTGGCAGGTGGGGGCTTCGGGGGCAGCCTGGGACCTTCATGGTGGGGATTTTGGGGGTGCCTGGACTCCAGCCACATCTACCCCCTGGGAGGGACCCAGGATGGGCGTTTCAAGTCTCCGCAAGTGGTCCTGTGTCCAGCTAAGACTGGGCTCAGAGCAGCACATGGCGCAGGTGTGGGGCGTGGGTGAGCCAGACAGGGTGGCGGGGTCCTGCTCCCGGCCTGGAGGTTGATCTCAAACAATGTCCCCAGGTAGCCTGCGTGTTCTGGGTGACCGGCAAAGCTCCCTGACCCAGGCCGTCCTTTCCCCAACGGGCTCTGTGGAAACAGGGGTCACGCCTCCCCTGTAACTGCAGCCCCCTACGGGGTCAGGCCTGGTGGCTCAGGGCAGGTGTCCCCAGCTCCACTCGTCCAAGCAGGACCTGCTCGAGGTGGCGGTGAGACCGCAGTGCTGGGAGTGGCTGGGGTTTCATGGTCACCCAGGGCCAGGCGGATGGTGCACTGTGTCCACTCGCGGCCCCATGAGCACCACAGCTCCAGGCGGGGATTTGGGCGCTGCCACACTCCCAGGGCCCACAGTCTACCAGGGTTTGAAGGAGAATCATTGCCCCGGTGAGGGGCCCAGCATGGCATGTGGCAGAGGGGACCACAGAGGAGCAGGTGCAGGTGCGTGGGGGTGTGAAACGCTTTGGAGAGCCGAGTGCCCACAGGCTCCAGGCAGGATCTGTGCTACCGCGCCCACCACCCCAGCTAAGGTGGCCTCCCCCTCCCAAGGGAGCTTCCCACCTGGACCCTCGCCTGAGCCGGTGGTGAGCCAGAGCTTGGTGCCTGCCTGGCCACCAGGAATTCTCTTCTAGAGACAACATGCTATCCGGGCAAGCACAATAGCCTGGGGCTGCCACAGGAAGGCTTCCCCAGCTTCCAGAGGCTTCCAGGCCAGGGCCACTGGCGTCTGGGTGGCACAGACCTATTCTCCTAGTGGATAAGCAGGGGCCTGGCCCCTCCGCAGCTGTCCTGGTGGGAGGTTACATGAGGCCCAGGGGATGCTGGCCAGTTGCCCCTCATCCTCCTggcccctctcccacctccccacccctgccaccccaccaGGGTGGAGGTACAAGCTCGAAAGGATGACGTCAGAGCCGCAAAAACCAACGCAGACCACCACCACTGAAAAGGAGGGTAGAAAAGCGAGGTCCCCAGCAGAAGCACCCGTGGCTTCTGCTGCCCCCGGCCTGGGGCAGCCCCATCAGGTGGGTGGAGGGGGTTCCCCAAAGCGCATGTCTGCTCTGGGCTCCCAGCTGACCGCCCTCCCTCGGCTCCCTCGGCTGGGGCCTCGCGCCTCGagggccccccagccccccacaaGTCACCCCCCCATAATCTCTCCGTTTTTCGGAGGTGAGCAGGTGAGTTCTGCACACATGGAGGCTAAGTTCTCACTGCGCACGTGGGTTCACATGAGGGCCTGAGGCTTAGCGGAGGCGGGGGCGCCTCCTAGCAAAGCCTGGGCTTCCGGGCGAGCCCATCAGGGCCCATCGTCGCACCACATGGAGCCCGGGCCCCCTGAGCAGGCAGCTCTCTTTAATGCAGCAACAGCATCTGATCACTGTCTGCATTTGCCAAAGGGTTTGACACGTTTTCGTTGTCATTTGGGGGGACAGTTGTTTTTAATCCCCCTTATACAGCTGAGAGACTGACCGCCACCGCACGCTACTCACCGGCCTTGCCTTTGGGCCGGCGCCTCGAGGTCCCACGATGCATTGTAAAGGGGCAGCAGCTTTAGCTGGTGCTTGACGGTCCGTGTTCAAGGTCTTCCGCCCAGTTTGTACATCGGGGCAATTTACACCCAACAGAAAATTTACCGCCGGAACTGTCTTTAGCTGCACGGCTCAGCGGCGCTAAGCACACGCACCAGCTCTGCCCCAGCATCCCCGGAGCTCACACTGCGAGGCCACATTTGCACAACGAATCCCTACCTTGTGGGGCGTCAGGTGTGCGGAGGTGGTCTTCACGCTCCGGGGAGAGACCACAAGACCCCGGCAGTGTGGGGCGAGGCCACGACCTCCACCCCCACTGCCGTCTGCCCGTCTCCAGGACAGTCTGATCCCCACAGACAAAGCCACGCGTCGGGGACATGGAGAACGGGCGGGAAAGGACCTGCCGGATCAGACACGCTGCTCCTTCAAGGGCCCAAGTCTCTGATGCCAAGAGGCTATTGCGAGAAGCTCCTGTAGATGCCAGATGCTCGTGCGGGCAGCCACACAGGCCATGATCAACGGTCGGCATTCAACTGCTTCAGTCTACAGAACGACCGCCTTGTGCACTGGCCGCTCTTCCGGGTATTTGGTGAAATACCAGAGAGAGAAGCTCTGGGCGTCCAGGAGGAGGGAGGCTCCTCTGTAGGTGCCGACGGGAGCCCCTGCGGCCCTGCCGTCCCGACACCTGCCTTCTGCACCCGGGGGCCGGCAGGGGGAGGGCGGTGGGCCACCCgcactgcccctcccctgcccaccctcgCCGGGTCCCGTGTACACCTGCCATCCGATGGCCTGGGGCTCTTGGCCCACGTCTCACACAGCAGTTTCTGGGAGAGGCCAGACTTAAAGCTTCCACACAAGCACCTGCAGGGGTTCCTTCTGCTCAGCCTCCTCGTCCTGAGAGGCCTCCGCCCTTTGGGaagggagggcgggagggagtCCAGCCAGACAGaaggggccgctcctgcagccaGACCACAGGCTTCGTTCTCTTACTTCTGAGCCTCTGAATCGCCTGGAAGGGCTGACGGTCTCAAGCCACACCCCAGGTGCCGTCCGAGCCAGAGAGCCTCCCTGGTCTCCCTCCTCGGGGACCTATGGTGCCTGGCCTGCCACCGCGGACTGGCCCGTGCCCTCCGCCCCTGCAGCGTGGGCTCTGAGGGTGAAGGTCTCCTGTTCCCCGGCAGGCAGACCTGCTTGTGGTAAGCGCCCCGTAAGCATGGGTTAGCCCAGTAGAGGGGGGTCGGCGGGTGGATGGAGAGGTGGATGCTCAGACGGCCCTGTGGTGGGATGGAGGACCAGTCGTGGACAGATGCATGGAGAGAGAGCTAGAAGGGGTAGGTTTTCTTTGTGTTGGCTCAGAGATGGTGCCACCGGACAGAGCTTTGCAGGCCTTTGCTGTGCTGTCAGGCATGTTTGAAGTGAGTTCTGACTATTCCTGTGCAGCCTGGCAACGCCCCAGCCCTGGGCACGCAGATGGTGTATTGCAGGTCACGCAGAGAGTCTCAGCCTCTGCGCCGTTTGTACCATTTCAGATTCACTAGAGACATGCAAGTGTTCCATAAATCTTCCCACAAAACCTGTGCAATGTTCCCATTGTGCTGGCAGCTCCGGAGACACTCAAATGTCTTCCCAAAAGAGATTTGCAAGGAGACAAGTTGAAAGCCATCCTCAGCTGTCTGTGGGAGCCGCTAGCTCTCCGACCCCTGCAAGTGTCCCCATGGCTCTGCAGCGGCCTCCTTGGGGTTTTGGTCAATGCCACCGGCCGCCCTGTCCACCCCCACGGGTGCAGGCCCACCACCCCGGTGCCTTTGAACTGGCATGTGCCCACAGCGGGCAGTGGCAGTGCCCAGGGCCCCGGCTGCTCCACTCAGCTGGACGGCCACCAGAGAGCCTGGGTGCTGGGGGGGGGGACCTGCACCCCCGACCCAGGGCCTCCTCAGGACGGGGAAGGGTCAGGGGCAGCAGTGTCCTTAGCCTGGGCCTAGTCCTAAGGGAGATACtcagattataatttttaatgctatttcCAGTGCGGCTTTACCAAGTCTCACAAGCACAGTGACACGACTGAGAGGTGGCATTTTCTGCTCTGCATTTCCTTAAACGCATCTACTTTCACAGAGAAGAGTTCTGTTATcggagcccccccgcccccgccgccagTAAAACAGTGTGAACTGATACGTTTCTAAATCTTACAATGATCTTGCGAAAGTCATAATTCTGTATAAAAGCATTAATTTCCTAAGTGCACATATTGAAAATGTGTAATGACTTTTAGAAATCCTGTTTAGAAATTTCCTTCCTCTCCACTAAGGATGTCACGCTCACACTTTCACCCACACAAACTGGAAACCGCCGGCGCGCCCCCGGTTTCTGGGAGACGTCCCGTGTTTCTCACAGCACCGTGTTTTGTGCTCCCAGGCCTTTGCCTGTGTGTCACATCcatgaggaaaggagagagggacgGAGGCCTTCCGACCCTGGCCCCACCTCCGCTGCGGAGTGTTGGATCTGCTCCCACCTGCCCTTGGCCTCGTCTCCTCAtgcaccggggggggggggtctgtggaGCAGCCAGTCCcggtcccccaccccaccatccaGGCCTCCCTCAGGCACCTGGGATGGAGGCGAGCCGTCAGCTGGGCCTCCATGTCCTCCGCTGGGACATGGGCGGGACGCGTGGGGACCAGAGGCGTCCAGCTGTATCCTCGGACTCAAGGTGCTGGTGCCGCCGGAGAAAGCCCAGCAAAACGTGGGTCACGTGACGGCAGAGTCCCGGGCCCAGGGGATGCACTTTGCACCCTGGCCGCCAGCATCGCGGCGCCTTCTGTCCAGGCCCTGCCGTTGGCCTCGAGGTCGGAGGAGGCGCACTGGCCAGGCTGGGCCACCCCGTCTGGACTTTGTCCAGTGGGCCTCGGGGCCTCAGGGCCGCGGGAGGGAGGAAATGGTGTGAGGGGGTCAACAGGGGAGCCGGGACCAGCCTGAGGGGGAAGCAGCCTCCTCGGAGCAAAGCATGTGCCGAGGGCCCCCCTCAgacacccacatcctcaaggcCCTGGAGGAAGGGCCCCGCCTCTCATCACCTTCCTTCTCGACGATGCTTCTCCAGGCCCGTGGTGGGAAGAGGTGCCGGGGGGGCTGGCCGCGCAGAAGGCGCAGCACCCAGGTCCCCACTTGGCATGTGGGGGGGTGAGCCCCGGGGACTCCCTGCTGATGATAGTGGCAGAGAGAGGGGACTGCCCCCCCCGTCCCCGGTCCCGTGGGAACGTGGAAGCCCCCGAGTCTCGCTCCTGCTGCCATCCCGCCTGCCTGTGGCACAAATGGCTCCCAGGCCTctgctggcagctgcaacctggCTGGGCCTTGGAAGTCTGCCCTGCAGGGCGGCTGGTCTCTAGGAagctaaatataaaacaaataaccacATGTCCAGATACGCAATTGCACGGTGCCCAAAAGACTGTGAAGACGAAGTAGAGGCTCTAAGGCCGGACGGGGTCAGGTCTGGGGCTGGAGAGGCCTTTGTGTAGACGCCACGTCCAGAGCGCTGAAGTGCTGGGCAGGATCTGGGGGGCAGAGGCCCGAATCCCCCAGGCCGAGGAACGTCACGAGC
The Sus scrofa isolate TJ Tabasco breed Duroc chromosome 1, Sscrofa11.1, whole genome shotgun sequence DNA segment above includes these coding regions:
- the LOC110259815 gene encoding formin-like protein 5, whose protein sequence is MWLESRHPQNPHHEGPRLPPKPPPATLDMDSSQMAAHRTRSHSTMEALSVHVKMLRLLPVMPAAFPGQHLLQRLPLSEIAVWVPTHAPGARHTAGEGWRLPFPKCLSWVPAGHPGPHAAPRTPLREGLPAATRELLGGAACAAQICPQTPGWGAPGFGPTPMWMEAGFPPLLCQSNAWGGGGGQPPKHVVPTQPSREAVAQPGPPSPSPPCRLLAKAGPPPPDPASSEAEFLGTRLFCDVATAPITQPGHLVNIYRAADRRLPGCSWPAGARGRPMTPSTGWAAQGSASGAQGALASPSRQRGVWSCQPRRLWPRAQLSLLVHCHSLSPFLEEGALTPSTGSPLPEGPTSDTRCEGSAL